In Saccharomyces paradoxus chromosome IV, complete sequence, the DNA window tAACTTGAAGTCACGCTCTTCGACTAGGATGCTTTCGATTTTGGGTATGGCATGGCCCTTTTTCTGTTTGAAATCGAATCCACTTACTACATCCAAAtactcaattttttgcGCCTTTCTCTTACCTTTGTTGTAGCGCTTTATGAGACATTTGAAATCAACTTCTTCGCTGAGCGGGATCAATTCAAATCCATCAGGCTTAGTTTCCTTCGAGTAAATTTCAATGTTTCCAAATTTATTCTTGTAATGTGATAAATCCGTTATCACATGTTCGTGTCCTAGATGATCGCAATATGTATTGGGGTATTTTGGAGTCTTCATTGTTTGCTCATACGAAAACAATTCTTTGATAACATATTTGTCTAGATTTCTTACCATCCTTTCCCTCATTGGTAAATGCTTCTTACGTTTTAATGGTTGAGCATTAGGTAAAACGGAACGCCCCAATATTGCCCAGTGCTGTCTACTCTTTAATTGAATGACGtcttttttccaaaatatgGGCTCACTTGAATTTTCTCCCCTAGTAAATGTTGCAGCTTGTTTCGCATGTGGTTTTAATACTTCATTGGACTTTAACAGGGAGggaattaaaaaattatctgtttttttaatatctgCCACACTTTTTGGAAACGTAAAATTGGATAGAGCGATACTTTTCATTAGTGCGTCATGAGGAAAGgatacttttttcttgttcagaATTTCCAGCCACTTAGATAAGTTTTGGTAGCTGGCATAATGCTTCGATTTCAAAATGGGAGAAGATTCAGATAATTCAAAGTATCTGTAACAAACATTTGGCACATATCTCGGTGAAACGTCTTCTAATAACTTTTCAGTGCAATCTATATGGATCACATAATGAAACTTTTGGTTTAGATTGTACTTCGTTTCCACTGAAGGTTGATAAGTAGGAACAAACCGATCTTTGCGTGTTTTCAAGACCATCTCTTGTTCATCCAGATGGGCTATAGGGTCAATGATGTACAGCTCACCGTCGCTTAAGGTAGGAAATTCTAACTCAATCCAAAAATAAGGTTGTATCAGGTCAGAGTCAAATCTATTCGGAACTTTGCCAATACCATGTTCGATTTGCCATTTGACCCTATTGCACCTGATGTCATAGTCGTGTAAGGGCAAGGCAAAGCATAAGTAAAGCTTCTTAGGTCCCGGTAGTACG includes these proteins:
- the RAD34 gene encoding Rad34p (Protein involved in nucleotide excision repair (NER)~similar to YDR314C), with the translated sequence MVKRLLESGQQDQAKRKISKGEKKDVSLYEEEEADDSFDSFYQDEQDDLSDIDWEEVSLDGSITVTFDNIRRDKGEVNKRKKKPNEKAFNYQRLKFGLHLVMMPFMLFFLKARMKWIEDERLNRRLRRSVPKLIGKKFKDWDARDPAFKMTSLRTLLLGLVLWFRSNYKMNSNGIRQNFNRLQYLLRYANSQKESSAFEYTYKEVFENQQEFYGNRPLVNHGIEDIRKMAKRKMANRDILTLFFLIILDNVLPGPKKLYLCFALPLHDYDIRCNRVKWQIEHGIGKVPNRFDSDLIQPYFWIELEFPTLSDGELYIIDPIAHLDEQEMVLKTRKDRFVPTYQPSVETKYNLNQKFHYVIHIDCTEKLLEDVSPRYVPNVCYRYFELSESSPILKSKHYASYQNLSKWLEILNKKKVSFPHDALMKSIALSNFTFPKSVADIKKTDNFLIPSLLKSNEVLKPHAKQAATFTRGENSSEPIFWKKDVIQLKSRQHWAILGRSVLPNAQPLKRKKHLPMRERMVRNLDKYVIKELFSYEQTMKTPKYPNTYCDHLGHEHVITDLSHYKNKFGNIEIYSKETKPDGFELIPLSEEVDFKCLIKRYNKGKRKAQKIEYLDVVSGFDFKQKKGHAIPKIESILVEERDFKLVQNLKRQTKLLLGLSFWDILLRKLRVKDRLNAEYGNLGDNLGDNDQVWKDH